A single window of Phycisphaerae bacterium DNA harbors:
- a CDS encoding 4Fe-4S dicluster domain-containing protein, with protein sequence MLDRIITRGRLVELVDELARTRRIIGPVRRGERFFYEPVAKAREIDLEFNYCVYSPKKVLFPAREELFMFERNNGSFRTKPLLDERPTALIGVHPCDINAIRLLDQVFSHSHRDDHYLARRRQLFIIGVDCPAECTAGVFCEDMKSNEANEGFDLMCYPLSANGASEDMRYGIKFGTDAGREFLLYAQAGDRPTVEDERAFERYRAQKRAAFQRRIPFDVDGLPALLDRSYDSLLWEATARRCYSCGSCNLSCPTCFCFNTFDKLDLTLSSGQRVREWDGCQLREFATVAGGHNFRPQAASRLRHRIYRKGKWILEREGIPGCVGCARCDRACTAKINSVEIYNQLAEEG encoded by the coding sequence ATGCTGGACCGCATCATCACCCGCGGCCGACTCGTGGAACTCGTCGACGAACTGGCGCGTACGCGGCGCATCATCGGGCCCGTTCGCCGCGGCGAACGGTTTTTTTATGAGCCGGTGGCCAAGGCGCGGGAGATCGACCTCGAATTCAACTACTGCGTGTACAGCCCCAAGAAGGTGCTGTTTCCCGCACGCGAAGAACTGTTCATGTTTGAGCGGAACAACGGTTCGTTCCGCACAAAGCCGCTGCTAGACGAGCGACCGACGGCGCTGATCGGCGTCCATCCCTGCGATATCAACGCCATTCGCCTCCTTGACCAGGTCTTCTCGCACAGCCATCGCGACGATCATTATCTGGCGCGGCGCCGACAGCTCTTCATCATCGGCGTGGATTGTCCCGCCGAGTGCACCGCCGGCGTGTTCTGCGAGGACATGAAATCCAACGAGGCCAACGAGGGGTTCGATCTGATGTGCTATCCCCTCAGCGCCAATGGCGCCTCTGAGGATATGCGCTACGGGATCAAATTCGGGACGGACGCCGGCCGGGAGTTCCTGCTGTACGCGCAAGCCGGAGATCGTCCGACGGTCGAAGACGAGCGCGCATTTGAGCGTTACCGCGCCCAGAAACGGGCGGCGTTTCAGCGGCGCATCCCGTTCGATGTCGATGGTCTGCCCGCCTTGCTGGATCGCAGCTACGACTCCCTTCTCTGGGAGGCGACCGCCCGCCGCTGCTACTCCTGCGGAAGCTGCAATCTCAGTTGTCCCACGTGTTTCTGTTTCAACACGTTTGACAAGCTGGACCTGACCCTTTCCTCCGGTCAGCGCGTTCGAGAGTGGGACGGGTGCCAGTTGCGCGAGTTCGCGACGGTGGCGGGGGGTCACAACTTCCGCCCGCAGGCGGCATCGCGCCTGCGACATCGGATTTACCGAAAGGGGAAGTGGATCCTGGAACGCGAGGGGATACCGGGCTGCGTGGGATGCGCGCGGTGCGATCGAGCATGCACCGCCAAGATCAACTCGGTGGAAATCTACAATCAGCTTGCGGAGGAGGGATAA
- a CDS encoding HAMP domain-containing histidine kinase yields MDSLPPASSLRIPRTTFRVRVLLAMVRHHWFIRLRWVIAFAVMAVLLVERFLFPTGARPPQVMGCVGALAVANVIWTIMGRGILRNIEGEEDVTEGRERSVERFAALQMTIDLLILTVILRYSGGIENPMAVFYLFHMLIAALLLRPRQALLQGCWAIFLYSVIGFGEVAGWIQPHYPFLTLPETGTAHRNWTLVAAGVVVLAAGVFGTLYFTLQISLRLDQQEREQHQMNLALQHSQNAIRDLQARRSRFMQTAAHQLKSPLTGIEMLARLIRDHVVPPNRIDETVGRIVNRCREAIVQVTELLTLARIQEADPSEHTASTTEIPAVVGEVVKRYGELASARKIQLTVTSAGCRGALAAVAERDLRDCIGNLIDNAIKYTPEGGSVEVRSYCDADTISVSVKDTGMGIAEESADDIFDSFRRGNLALAAGIPGSGLGLAIVREVVEQADGSIEVRSTVGEGSEFIVTFPRHEPERDTARIRATRSARIRPRFVSGNSRADRS; encoded by the coding sequence ATGGACTCTCTGCCACCTGCTTCCAGTCTGCGCATCCCGCGCACTACGTTTCGTGTGCGCGTCCTGCTGGCGATGGTGCGCCATCACTGGTTCATCCGCCTGCGCTGGGTCATCGCATTCGCCGTGATGGCCGTTCTCCTCGTGGAACGCTTCCTATTCCCCACCGGGGCCAGGCCCCCCCAAGTCATGGGTTGTGTGGGGGCCTTGGCTGTCGCCAACGTCATCTGGACCATCATGGGCCGGGGCATCCTGCGAAACATCGAAGGGGAGGAAGACGTAACCGAAGGCAGGGAACGCAGTGTCGAGCGCTTTGCCGCACTGCAGATGACCATCGATCTGTTGATTCTCACGGTCATCCTCCGCTACTCGGGTGGCATCGAGAACCCGATGGCCGTGTTCTATTTGTTTCACATGCTCATTGCGGCACTGTTGCTCCGTCCGCGACAGGCGCTCCTGCAGGGGTGCTGGGCCATCTTTCTGTACAGTGTGATTGGATTCGGCGAGGTCGCCGGCTGGATTCAGCCGCATTATCCGTTCCTCACGCTCCCGGAGACCGGAACGGCCCACAGGAACTGGACACTCGTGGCGGCGGGGGTGGTGGTCCTCGCGGCCGGTGTCTTCGGCACCCTGTACTTCACGCTTCAGATCTCCCTGCGCCTCGATCAGCAGGAGCGCGAGCAGCACCAGATGAATCTAGCCCTGCAACACAGCCAGAATGCAATCCGGGACCTCCAGGCGCGCCGCTCGCGGTTCATGCAGACGGCGGCTCATCAGCTCAAGAGTCCGCTGACAGGCATCGAGATGCTGGCCCGGCTGATCCGCGACCATGTCGTTCCGCCAAACCGGATTGATGAAACGGTGGGACGGATCGTCAATCGCTGCCGCGAGGCGATCGTGCAGGTGACGGAACTTCTGACCCTGGCACGGATTCAGGAGGCCGATCCGTCCGAACACACCGCTTCCACGACGGAAATCCCGGCGGTTGTGGGTGAAGTCGTGAAACGGTACGGCGAGTTGGCGTCGGCCCGGAAGATTCAGCTCACGGTGACCTCGGCAGGCTGTCGTGGGGCGCTGGCGGCCGTGGCGGAACGGGACCTGCGCGATTGTATCGGCAACTTAATTGATAATGCCATTAAGTACACGCCGGAAGGGGGTTCGGTGGAGGTGCGCAGTTATTGCGACGCCGACACGATATCGGTCTCGGTAAAAGACACTGGAATGGGAATTGCAGAGGAATCGGCGGACGACATCTTCGATTCGTTCCGGCGGGGAAACCTGGCTCTGGCCGCGGGAATACCGGGTTCCGGTTTGGGGCTGGCGATCGTGCGCGAAGTTGTCGAACAGGCCGACGGGAGCATTGAAGTCCGCTCCACGGTGGGGGAGGGTTCGGAGTTCATCGTCACGTTTCCACGCCACGAACCCGAGCGGGACACGGCGCGAATACGCGCCACGCGATCAGCGCGGATCAGGCCGAGGTTCGTCTCCGGCAACAGCAGAGCAGACAGGAGTTGA
- a CDS encoding response regulator, which translates to MAQEHILVIDDDPDVREALTMMLEPVGYRLTCCATGPEGMAAIERDPPDLILLDIMLASPSEGFHLAYELRRDERRSRIPIIMISSIGATMGMDYARELGSDYVPVEKFLDKPLTSEVVLSAVKETLGKSSTASRS; encoded by the coding sequence ATGGCCCAGGAACACATATTGGTGATCGATGACGATCCCGACGTTCGGGAAGCGCTGACCATGATGCTCGAGCCCGTCGGCTATCGCCTGACCTGTTGCGCCACGGGCCCGGAAGGCATGGCCGCGATTGAGCGCGATCCGCCCGATCTCATACTGCTGGACATCATGCTGGCATCCCCTTCCGAGGGATTCCATCTGGCCTATGAACTGCGCCGCGACGAGCGACGGTCGCGAATACCCATTATCATGATCTCCTCGATCGGGGCCACGATGGGCATGGACTATGCCCGGGAGTTGGGCAGCGACTACGTTCCGGTCGAGAAATTCCTGGACAAGCCGTTAACCTCTGAAGTGGTACTTTCGGCTGTGAAGGAAACACTGGGCAAATCCTCCACGGCCAGCCGATCCTGA